Proteins encoded together in one Euwallacea fornicatus isolate EFF26 unplaced genomic scaffold, ASM4011564v1 scaffold_134, whole genome shotgun sequence window:
- the LOC136350172 gene encoding uncharacterized protein, with amino-acid sequence MDPDNLLKKSLDVITGFKKIRHQINKLCKRNLTVWLNRVQKLIILCNNLIGKGGLPYRMHRKLQTNLHQLNVIKKLLRLKLENIEGLNRETSNVESRISWENVVSCFNQNVTSNVIINLTHKDINQFLNDSSLLFETKIKEFLKQNPVIKVASTFCGEFIKKSGDKEIINIFYFNTNYAIIDVGTNLLGWFRENIQDQVLNQLSEFQERDSGFALQKIDYLEININKFEMGSGSTFIKLPKEISKKRACINIQNDDQACFYWSIVSAIYPVINNNNRITSYPHYSTVLNTTNLEMPMPLNKIYKFEKLNDISVNVYALEMSTVPTTFYAVVPVRLTPQKLNKHINLLLIQNKYYPKLNDYNPVPTDAVVEEEDTNIIYHYCWIKDLSRLLSSQLNKHKQRKFICDRCLNYFSNHQKLLTHEVLCTKLNDCHISFPKYDFIEFKNHVYQQKAPFVIYADFESQLENVSFSNDLGKYQRHIPFSVGYFIKCAYNDSLSQFKMFRGTNCVEWFVNEMIELSKFIYNETKKNTPMNIQLDLSMAKRCHICEKPFSPKDEIVRDHDHFTGIFRGFAHSVCNLNFRKQFVVPIIFQNLSGYDSHFLIKLLCKKGCLSVLPINKEKYISFTHHVTENDIKFRYIDSYRFLGASLDELAKSMQPENLKLLKSQFLDVTEEKFKLLTCKGVFCYDYIDSIDKLDEKTLPSKEYFYNKLEDSHIDDEKYSHASKVWDSFNIQTLGEYSDLYLKTDVILLADIFEHFRLNCISTHNLDPSWYFTMPGYTWDCMLKYTKCKLELLHDIDQIMFIEKGIRGGVSVCSSRYSEANNKYMFDYDPVKPSKYLLYLDVNNLYGKAMCEPLPYGGFEWIEDTNFDVLTIPDDSPVGYILQVDLQYPNKLHDTHKDFPFAPEHLKPPQSKLPKLMTTLFHKQNYIVHYRNLKQMLKHGLVPTKIHKILKFNQSPWLKSYIELNNGFRTQAQSTFEKNLFKLFNNAVFGKTMENIRKHRVVKIVKSWEGRYGAKNFISSPRFHSRLILDENLVIIELKKSSICFNKPLYIGMAILDLSKIYMYDFHYEYMLPKMGVDRCKLMYMDTDSFIYELCCNDVYEEIIKRDLTKFDTSDYPTNNPYNIPPTNKKVLGLMKDEANGKIISHFVGLRSKMYSFKIQDGKVTKKAKGVKHTIVRNKLTFNDYVECLKNFKITSVTQRSIRSYNHEIYSVEQNKIALNPYDDKRQILSNSFDTLPYGHYSLSNIRHGQP; translated from the coding sequence ATGGATCCGGAtaacttgttgaaaaaatcCTTAGATGTTATtacaggttttaaaaaaattagacaccaaattaataaattatgtaagaGAAACCTAACTGTTTGGTTGAACCGAgtgcaaaaattgattatcctttgtaataatttaatcggTAAAGGTGGTTTACCATATCGTATGCACCGCAAATTGCAGACAAATTTACatcaattaaatgtaattaaaaaactacttcgactaaaactagaaaatataGAGGGATTAAATCGAGAAACAAGTAATGTTGAAAGTAGGATTTCGTGGGAAAACGTGGTTTCATGTTTCAATCAAAATGTAACATcgaatgttattattaatttgacgcatAAGGATATAAATCAATTCTTAAACGATTcttctcttttatttgaaacgaagataaaagagtttttaaaacaaaatccagTTATTAAGGTAGCTTCCACATTTTGTGgggagtttattaaaaaatctggggataaggaaataattaacattttctattttaatacaaactaTGCAATCATTGATGTGGGAACGAATTTACTTGGCTGGTTTCGCGAAAATATCCAAGATCAAGTATTAAACCAACTGTCAGAATTTCAGGAACGTGATTCAGGCTTTGCTTtacaaaaaatcgattatttagaaattaatattaataaatttgaaatgggtaGCGGTTcaacttttatcaaattacctaaagaaatttcaaagaaacgggcttgcattaatattcaaaatgacgaTCAAGCCTGTTTCTATTGGTCGATTGTTAGTGCTATTTATCCtgttataaataacaataatcgtATTACTTCATATCCACATTACAGCACTGTTTTAAATAccacaaatttagaaatgcctatgcctttaaacaaaatatataaatttgaaaaattaaacgataTATCGGTAAATGTTTACGCTTTAGAAATGTCAACGGTACCGACAACATTCTATGCAGTAGTTCCAGTCAGATTAAcacctcaaaaactaaacaaacatattaatttgcttttaattcagAACAAATATTATCCTAAATTAAATGACTATAATCCGGTTCCCACAGATGCAGTAGTAGAAGAAGAAGATACCAATATTATCTATCACTATTGCTGGATTAAAGATTTATCACGATTATTATCCAGTCagttaaacaaacataaacaacgtaaatttatttgtgatagatgtttaaattatttttccaaccatcaaaaattattaacacatgAAGTATTGTGCACTAAGTTGAATGACTGTCATATTTCGTTTCCCAAATACGACTTTATAGagtttaaaaatcatgtttatcaacaaaaagccccatttgttatttatgctgATTTCGAAAGTCAATTGGAAAACGTTTCTTTCTCGAATGATTTAGGTAAATATCAAAGACACATTCCTTTTAGTGTAGGATATTTCATCAAATGTGCATATAATGACTCTTTATCTCAGTTCAAAATGTTTCGAGGTACTAACTGTGTTGAATGgtttgttaatgaaatgattgaactgtcgaaatttatttataatgaaacaaagaaaaacactCCAATGAACATCCAACTTGATTTATCAATGGCTAAAAGGTGTCACATTTGTGAAAAACCGTTTTCCCCTAAAGATGAAATTGTTCGAGATCATGATCATTTCACGGGTATTTTCAGAGGATTTGCTCATTCagtatgcaatttaaattttcgtaagcAGTTTGTGGTGCCGATAATTTTCCAGAATCTTTCCGGATAcgattctcattttttaatcaaacttttatgtaaaaaaggatGTTTAAGTGTACTACctattaacaaagaaaaatatatttcattcacCCATCATGTAAcagaaaatgacattaaatttcGCTATATTGATTCGTATAGATTTTTGGGGGCTTCTCTCGATGAACTTGCAAAATCGATGCAAcccgaaaatttaaaacttttaaaaagtcaatttttagatgtgacggaagaaaaatttaaactcttaACGTGTAAAGGTGTGTTTTGCTACGATTATATTGATAGTATTGATAAACttgatgaaaaaactttaCCATCCAAGgaatatttctataataaacTAGAAGATTCGCATATTGACGACGAAAAATATAGTCATGCATCGAAGGTATGGGattcttttaatattcagaCTTTGGGAGAATATTcagatttgtatttaaaaactgatgTTATACTTTTagctgatatttttgaacatttcagattaaattgtatttcaaCTCATAATCTCGATCCTTCATGGTATTTTACCATGCCCGGATATACTTGGGACTGTATGTTAAAGTACACTAAATGCAAGTTGGAGTTATTACACGATATCgatcaaataatgtttattgaaaaaggtATTCGTGGTGGCGTTTCTGTGTGTAGCAGTAGATATTCAGAAGCAAACAACAAGTACATGTTTGACTATGATCCTGTAAAACCGTCTAAATACCTTCTTTACCTAGATGTGAACAATTTGTACGGAAAGGCAATGTGTGAACCTTTACCTTACGGAGGCTTCGAATGGATAGAAGATACCAATTTTGACGTATTAACTATTCCTGACGATTCCCCCGTAGGGTATATTTTGCAGGTAGATTTACAGTACCCAAATAAGTTACATGACACGCATAAGGACTTTCCTTTCGCACCTGAACATCTTAAACCGCCACAATCGAAATTACCCAAATTAATGACCACtctgtttcataaacaaaattatattgttcattataggaatttaaagcaaatgttaAAACATGGATTAGTTCCgacaaaaattcacaaaattttaaagtttaaccaGTCACCATGGTTAAAATcttatattgaattaaataacGGGTTTCGAACACAAGCTCaatcaacttttgaaaaaaatttattcaagctGTTTAATAACGCGGTGTTTGGGAAAACgatggaaaatattcgaaagcACCGCgtagttaaaattgttaaatcttgGGAAGGACGTTATggtgcaaaaaattttatttctagtcCTAGGTTTCATAGCAGATTAATTCTAGATGAAAACCTTGTTATTATTGAACTGAAAAAGTCTTCAATCTGTTTCAATAAACCACTGTACATAGGCATGGCAATTTTAGACTTGTCTAAAATATACATGTACGATTTTCATTATGAGTACATGCTACCGAAAATGGGAGTTGATCGGTGCAAGCTCATGTACATGGACACCGACAGTTTTATTTACGAACTCTGTTGTAATGACGTTTATGAAGAAATCATAAAGAGAGATCTAacgaaatttgatacttcCGATTATCCTACCAACAATCCATACAATATCCCTccgacaaataaaaaagtcttaGGACTAATGAAGGATGAagctaatggaaaaattatttctcattttgttgGACTCAGGTCAAAAAtgtacagttttaaaattcaagatggAAAGGTTACCAAAAAAGCGAAAGGAGTGAAACATACTATTGTCCGtaacaaattaacttttaacgaTTACGTcgaatgcttaaaaaattttaaaatcacttcGGTAACCCAACGGTCTATTCGTTCCTATaatcatgaaatttatagcgttgaacaaaataaaattgctttaaatccTTATGATGACAAAcgacaaattttatcaaacagCTTTGATACTCTACCTTACGGACACTATAGCCTCAGTAACATACGTCACGGACAGCCTTAG